From a region of the Georgenia yuyongxinii genome:
- the hemE gene encoding uroporphyrinogen decarboxylase codes for MTNPSPATADVPENAVPPLVRAYFGERPDRLPVWFMRQAGRSLPEYRAAREGVGMLESCLRPELAAEITLQPVRRHGVDAAIFFSDIVVPLKLAGVDVEIVSGVGPVVAEPVRTRADVDRLVQHRPGDHDAVTEAVRLTVAELGATPLIGFAGAPFTLAAYLVEGRPSRDHLAARTMMHADPEAWRLLMRWTADITGAFLRAQVLAGARAAQLFDSWAGALSLADYTGHAAPFSARALAQVHELGVPVVHFGTGTSELLGAMRDVGADVIGVDYRLPLDEAARRLGGTTPLQGNIDPALLAAPWEVLEAHVRAVVEAGRAAPAHVVNLGHGVPPSTDPGVLTRVVELVHQL; via the coding sequence GTGACAAATCCTTCACCCGCCACTGCGGATGTCCCGGAGAATGCAGTCCCGCCGCTGGTCAGGGCGTATTTTGGGGAACGGCCGGACCGCCTGCCGGTGTGGTTCATGCGACAGGCCGGACGGTCGCTGCCGGAGTACCGGGCCGCCCGCGAGGGGGTGGGCATGCTCGAGTCGTGCCTGCGCCCCGAGCTCGCCGCGGAGATCACGCTGCAGCCGGTGCGCCGCCACGGGGTGGACGCCGCGATCTTCTTCTCTGACATCGTCGTTCCCCTGAAGCTCGCGGGTGTCGACGTCGAGATCGTGTCGGGGGTGGGCCCGGTGGTCGCCGAGCCGGTGCGCACCCGGGCCGACGTCGACCGTCTCGTCCAGCACCGTCCGGGCGACCACGACGCCGTCACCGAGGCGGTGCGCCTGACGGTGGCCGAGCTCGGCGCCACGCCGCTGATCGGCTTCGCCGGGGCGCCGTTCACGCTGGCCGCGTACCTGGTGGAGGGCCGCCCCTCGCGCGACCATCTCGCCGCCCGCACGATGATGCACGCCGACCCCGAGGCCTGGCGCCTTCTCATGCGCTGGACCGCCGACATCACGGGCGCGTTCTTGCGCGCGCAGGTCCTGGCCGGCGCCCGGGCCGCGCAGCTGTTCGACTCCTGGGCCGGCGCCCTGTCCCTGGCGGACTACACCGGCCATGCCGCGCCGTTCAGCGCCCGCGCGCTGGCACAGGTGCACGAGCTGGGTGTGCCGGTCGTGCACTTCGGGACCGGCACGTCCGAGCTGTTGGGAGCCATGCGGGACGTGGGCGCCGACGTCATCGGGGTGGACTACCGCCTCCCGCTGGACGAGGCCGCCCGGCGGCTGGGCGGGACCACGCCGTTGCAGGGCAACATCGACCCCGCGCTGCTCGCGGCGCCGTGGGAGGTGCTCGAGGCCCACGTGCGCGCGGTGGTCGAGGCGGGCCGCGCCGCCCCGGCGCACGTGGTCAACCTCGGCCATGGTGTGCCGCCGAGCACGGACCCGGGGGTGCTGACCCGGGTCGTCGAGCTCGTGCACCAGCTGTGA
- a CDS encoding protoporphyrinogen/coproporphyrinogen oxidase yields the protein MSRAAGAGTAGGERADVVVVGGGMAGLTAAHTLTRHGLRPVVLEAGDDVGGLVTAGTIGGFEIDLGAEAFARRRPEVATLARELGLAVDQPAGGSWVWSPAGGGHAVPIPAESILGIPGRPDAPEVLRALGPDGAARAARDAELDPAVGADAPDLATLVRARMGEAVLTRLVGPIAGGIHNADPADLAVDSVAPGLRAALAAYGSLAAAVRALRAAAPPGAAIATTVGGLFRLPRALAAAVVAAGGQVRTGTRVRGVRPVPGGWEVTAEDGVLRADRVVVATPGPAALTLLADTVDVSDVHLPTGSTITHVTLVVRAPELDAAPRGAGLLVPVGAGVRAKALTHASAKWPWLTAVTGPGTHVLRVSYGRPGEPTEDVDPATALRDAATLLGVPLGPAALLDARVVRRAGILAAATPDHVAQVERVVGRVHQLGGLDLTGAWVAGTGLAAVVAHAQRIAAHDERLPRRATA from the coding sequence GTGAGCCGGGCCGCGGGCGCCGGCACGGCGGGCGGCGAGCGGGCCGACGTCGTCGTCGTGGGGGGCGGCATGGCCGGGCTGACGGCGGCGCACACGCTGACGCGCCACGGGCTGCGGCCGGTGGTGCTGGAGGCAGGTGACGACGTCGGGGGCCTGGTCACGGCGGGGACCATCGGCGGCTTCGAGATCGACCTGGGCGCGGAGGCGTTCGCGCGGCGCCGGCCCGAGGTGGCCACCCTCGCCCGCGAGCTGGGGCTGGCGGTGGACCAGCCGGCGGGCGGCTCGTGGGTGTGGTCGCCCGCCGGCGGCGGACACGCGGTGCCCATCCCGGCCGAGTCGATCCTGGGCATCCCGGGCCGCCCGGACGCACCCGAGGTGCTGCGCGCGCTCGGGCCCGACGGCGCCGCCCGCGCCGCGCGGGACGCCGAGCTGGACCCGGCCGTCGGTGCCGACGCGCCGGACCTGGCGACGCTTGTGCGGGCCCGGATGGGTGAGGCGGTGCTCACCCGCCTGGTCGGCCCGATCGCCGGCGGCATCCACAACGCCGACCCGGCCGACCTGGCGGTGGACTCGGTGGCGCCGGGGCTGCGCGCGGCCCTGGCCGCGTACGGCTCCCTGGCCGCCGCGGTGCGGGCGCTGCGGGCCGCCGCACCGCCGGGTGCGGCGATAGCGACGACGGTCGGCGGCCTGTTCCGCCTGCCCCGCGCCCTGGCCGCCGCGGTGGTGGCCGCGGGCGGCCAGGTCCGCACCGGCACCCGCGTGCGCGGGGTGCGGCCGGTGCCCGGCGGCTGGGAGGTGACGGCGGAGGACGGCGTGCTGCGCGCCGACCGTGTGGTGGTCGCGACCCCCGGCCCGGCGGCCCTGACGCTGCTGGCCGACACCGTCGACGTCTCCGACGTGCATCTGCCCACCGGCAGCACCATCACGCATGTGACCCTGGTGGTCCGGGCACCTGAGCTGGACGCCGCCCCGCGCGGCGCCGGGCTGCTCGTGCCCGTGGGCGCCGGCGTGCGCGCCAAGGCCCTGACGCACGCCAGCGCCAAGTGGCCGTGGCTGACCGCCGTGACTGGGCCGGGCACCCACGTGCTGCGAGTCTCCTACGGCCGGCCCGGCGAGCCGACGGAGGACGTCGACCCGGCCACGGCACTGCGCGACGCCGCCACGCTGCTCGGTGTCCCGCTCGGGCCGGCGGCACTCCTCGACGCGCGGGTGGTGCGGCGGGCGGGCATCCTTGCCGCCGCGACCCCGGACCACGTGGCGCAGGTCGAGCGCGTGGTCGGCCGGGTGCACCAGCTGGGCGGGCTCGACCTGACGGGCGCCTGGGTGGCCGGGACCGGACTGGCAGCCGTGGTCGCCCATGCCCAGCGGATCGCGGCCCACGACGAGCGCCTCCCCCGGCGCGCGACCGCCTGA